The genome window CCAACATCATAAACAAGCTGACCGCAAAGACATCTTTATGGTGATAAGTTCGGTGCGGGTTGAAGCTAGCGATCGGAAGTGGGGGCACATACGACTCCACCATTTTTTGGTAGAGACTTTTATGATAGACCATATCACTGTCTTTGTTCTCCTCAGTGGGTGTGTAGTTCACCTTTATGATCTCCCTTAACTTACTTGCCTTTTCGGTGTAATACTCATCGCCTGTGCGTTTTGCAAATAAAGTCAAGGCGATCAGGTATAGCAGTTGATCGAACAGGACATAACCTTCATGTAGGTATTCATCTGCCCAGTCGCCCCCTTGGGGAACATATATCAGACCTCGTCCGTTGAGCTCGAGGCATTCGAGATAAAATAGGGCTTTTTCTATGTTTTCTTTATAAGTATCAAAAAAGTAGTTGTCGCCGGTAGCTTCTGTGAAGCGCATCATTCCGATGACGTACCAAAGAGTCGCGTCAACCCTTCCCACGGTTGTCCCGTAACTTATCTTTTCTCCATTCAACGAAACGTTGCTCACAATGCGTCCGGTGTGGTCTTGAAATTCGCTCAACGTCTCCAGGGTCTTTTTCGACGTATCTATCAGATCTTCCTCCTCGGACATCAGTGCCCCTAGCGCGCAAATTACTCCATCGCGACCCCAGACTCTGTAATAGTTATCGTGTTCCTCTGTTGTTGCGACGAAGCCTTTTGCGGTGGAAATTTCTCTGAGCAATTTGACCGCTTCTTTTTGTGTCTCTTCTGCAATACTCACGTTACGGATATATTAACACAAGCAAAACGCGTATGAGAACTTATTGTGTTTATTGTGACTTTCACTTCTATGCATACGCGTTTATCTTCTTAGCAACAAATGAGATAGTTTGTTATAGTAGTTTTTATGAATTTGCCAACTAGAGAAGAAGCGCAAGAGATCCTAAACGAACACGTACAAAATGAATACCAGCGTCACCACTCAAATATGGTAGCTCTGGCTATGGAGGGGTACGCCGATCTTTTTGATGAGGACAAAGATCTTTGGTACATCACGGGTCTTTTGCATGATCTGGACTTTGAAGAATATCCAGATGAGCACCCGGGAAGGTCATTAGAGTGGTTCAAGGAATGGGGTTATCCCGAAGAGTTGATACAAGCGGTGGAAGCTCATGCTTATGGATACAATGGCTATTCTGTGATTCCTGAGACGAAATTGGCGGCCGCACTCATGGCTTGCGATGAGATCAGCGGAATATTTTATGCCTACCAAAAGATCAATCCTGTTCCGTATAGTGATATGAAGGTGAAATCTATAAAAAAGAGACTAAAAGAGAAAGATTTTGCCGCCAAAATAGAAAGGGAGACGATCTATCTAGGGGCGGAAAAACTCGGAGTAGAACTAGATGAACATATTGAAAATTTGATCAAATTTTTCTCTCCAATAAGGTAAAACTAATTAAGTATCTCTCATTGACACGATCTAAATTCTATTATAATTTAGTAACTGAATAGATTATCTAATAGTAAAAAGTAAATGATGAAAGCGATATTTAAGCGAATAAGTTTGGTAGTTTTACTGGGAGTGCTTTTCATACCGACAGCGGCAGAGGCCCTGGAGGTTCGCGGCGGCGAAGGGGTTTCAGTATCCTCTGATGAAGTCGTTACAGAGAATCTTTATGTGGGCGCGGGAGACTTCTCGATGCTCGGAGCTGTTGAGGGTTCTCTGGTTGCGGCAGGAGGTCAACTGCTCGTCGCGGGAGAAGTGCTCGATGACCTAACAATTCTCGGTGGTCAGATCAATGTTTCTGGAGACATAGGTGGCAGTATGCAAACGGCCGGTGGTTCTGTAACTGTTAGCGGTTCAGTCGATGATGATATTTTAGCGCTGGCTGGTTCGGTCATTTTGCTTCCTGATTCTACGGTCAATGGCGGCGTTGTTGCCTTTGGTGGCGATATTACGCTTAACGGAGAGGTTAATGGAGATGTATATATAGACGGCGGTAGTGTTGTGATCAACGGACCTGTCGGGGGTGACGTTGACATACAAGGCGGCAAGATAGAGATCGGCTCTGGTGCTGTTATATCGGGAGATGTGATCCACCGCTCTGGAACCGAAGCTAACATCTCTTCAGAAGCTCAAATTGATGGTGAAGTAAGTTCTGGAGATCTTAGAGAAGTTTACAGAGATGGCGAATTCGCCTTTGCTGGCATAAACACCAAAACGACTGGACTTATTTTTAGATTTTTGAGCTTACTCGCGGGAGCGCTTCTCTTGGGATTGGTTCTCAGAAGATTTTCCTCAAGAGTTGTTGAACGATCTCTATCGCAAACTTGGTGGAAGCATACCCTGCTCGGTTTCGCGCTACTCGTACTCATTCCGGTCGCGTTTATTATTCTAGTGGCAACGTTTATCGGAATACCAGTAGGAATTATGGTGATCCTTTCTTACGTTTCATTTTTGATCGCTGGTTGGTTTACAGCGGCAATTGTATTCGGTAGTTTGATCCTAAAATGGACCGCTAAGGAAGATACCGGCAGTATCTCGTGGCAGAGTATAACTATTGGTGTTATCGCCTACTTCTTGCTTACCTTTATACCTATCGTTGGATGGGTTGCTCAATTCCTACTCTTCATTACCGCTATAGGCGCTATAGGTATCGTATCTTGGAGAGGAGTCAAAGATAAGCTACAATAAGACAATAAAAAGATTTAGAGTGACTGAATTTTCAATTGCTCTGAATAGATTGCCCATTCTATGGAAATTATATTTCATCTTGTACTTTTCTTGTCGTCCGCGGTTTTTCTCTGGTTTTTTGCCGGATTGCTAATCGACGCCACTAATACGGTAGCTAGGAAACTAAAGCGTAACAGTTTTACTGTTGCGTTTTTTGTTTTGGGATTCTTAACTTCAATCGGGGAGTTGTCAATAATGATCAACTCTGTTATTAACGGCACTCCGCAAATAGCCGCGGGCAATACGATCGGATCTTCTTTTGTGATTCTCTTATTCATTATTCCGGTCTTGGCAATAGTAGGCCGCGGAATTCGCTTGGAGAACGCGTTAAGTATGAAGCAATTGGCTGCAGCGCTTTTGGTAGTAGTGCTCCCTGTGTTGTTCATATTGGACGGGCAGGTCCAAGTGATCGAAGGCGTGGTTGGCCTACTGGTTTATTTGATGCTGATCGTTTTACTGCAAAAGCCACACCGAAGATGGTGGTGGCAGAAAAAACCAGAATCCGCTACTGAGATAGTAGAGGACGTGGAAGAGGAGTTGCATTCGGAAGAGAAAGCTACCAAATATGATTTTGCTAGGATCGTTTTTGGAGGGATCGTTATTTTCTTAGCCGGAAGCGTGTTGGTTGACGAGACAGTTTATTTCTCAGAGCTCTTAAGTATTCCTAGTTCTATTATTGGGCTATTACTTTTGTCTATTAGTACCAACGTGCCGGAATTAATAATTGCCGTAAGAGCCGTTAAGA of Candidatus Campbellbacteria bacterium contains these proteins:
- a CDS encoding glycogen debranching protein, producing the protein MSIAEETQKEAVKLLREISTAKGFVATTEEHDNYYRVWGRDGVICALGALMSEEEDLIDTSKKTLETLSEFQDHTGRIVSNVSLNGEKISYGTTVGRVDATLWYVIGMMRFTEATGDNYFFDTYKENIEKALFYLECLELNGRGLIYVPQGGDWADEYLHEGYVLFDQLLYLIALTLFAKRTGDEYYTEKASKLREIIKVNYTPTEENKDSDMVYHKSLYQKMVESYVPPLPIASFNPHRTYHHKDVFAVSLFMMLELADKEACRDIIDSIGVEFVNSDFPIVPAFYPVIHEDEPDWKKLEANYLFHFKNKPFEFHNGGRWPMVHGFYIAGGNHDLHSEVERFAQILARDNFRFPEFYHGRDCTSMGVSRLGMSAAGYLIAYHSAIENKKPFGRII
- a CDS encoding HD domain-containing protein is translated as MNLPTREEAQEILNEHVQNEYQRHHSNMVALAMEGYADLFDEDKDLWYITGLLHDLDFEEYPDEHPGRSLEWFKEWGYPEELIQAVEAHAYGYNGYSVIPETKLAAALMACDEISGIFYAYQKINPVPYSDMKVKSIKKRLKEKDFAAKIERETIYLGAEKLGVELDEHIENLIKFFSPIR
- a CDS encoding polymer-forming cytoskeletal protein, with translation MMKAIFKRISLVVLLGVLFIPTAAEALEVRGGEGVSVSSDEVVTENLYVGAGDFSMLGAVEGSLVAAGGQLLVAGEVLDDLTILGGQINVSGDIGGSMQTAGGSVTVSGSVDDDILALAGSVILLPDSTVNGGVVAFGGDITLNGEVNGDVYIDGGSVVINGPVGGDVDIQGGKIEIGSGAVISGDVIHRSGTEANISSEAQIDGEVSSGDLREVYRDGEFAFAGINTKTTGLIFRFLSLLAGALLLGLVLRRFSSRVVERSLSQTWWKHTLLGFALLVLIPVAFIILVATFIGIPVGIMVILSYVSFLIAGWFTAAIVFGSLILKWTAKEDTGSISWQSITIGVIAYFLLTFIPIVGWVAQFLLFITAIGAIGIVSWRGVKDKLQ